In one Dreissena polymorpha isolate Duluth1 chromosome 7, UMN_Dpol_1.0, whole genome shotgun sequence genomic region, the following are encoded:
- the LOC127839235 gene encoding uncharacterized protein LOC127839235 — translation MATGSFPTVEKRSPMVEGFCSTSLEERNFEEYADMYCETSTVSNKEHTTFGRGDIQKWSGLKEAEDFIRKCFVHKDKTLTLFCNDHIQLCCSYCVETNHSQCSKVTPIDELSNMQSTDLQGLSVELETVLGKIKSLMITQEASVQSLQATFKEHEAFLIDQMLVKINTAIYESDIISVSMSDENEQYIREEMCSSVLSILNAFDKSSVNELIEMKEEVTSLKESITYSINKCTDIQNALTQYCDITKTIGSNKELCFILRIKSQLKIRQALSVLGKLDHVLTVTGKSAHNTVTIPSDSTFCIIEGLCVLPDGEILVVDSQNKKVKLLNQQYQVVSHLDVPTCHLAICQITPNRVAVAMDDNIKTHEVQFITVFQSQLVAGRKFQLQHDCFGIAHHQGDLYIAGGTALYKYTLGGKLVSRLYQERTRKQYVMQCVVSPTGDKLYISNRYMPRIITLTRDGTVLAIFKDPDFGYRCNVNVTPAGQVLVCLTCSIIQVDSEGRRKLATLAKPETNEGVWQLRSVCYSSTASSIIVGPGDEILVFKVE, via the exons ATGGCGACTGGTTCGTTTCCTACAGTTGAGAAACGTTCGCCTATGGTTGAAGGCTTTTGTTCCACATCGTTGGAAGAGCGGAATTTCGAGGAATATGCAGACATGTATTGTGAGACATCTACAGTCTCTAATAAAGAGCATACAACTTTTGGAAGGGGAGATATTCAGAAATGGTCAGGTTTAAAGGAAGCGGAAGACTTTATACGGAAGTGTTTCGTTCACAAGGATAAAACACTGACACTGTTTTGCAATGACCACATTCAGCTATGTTGCTCCTATTGTGTTGAAACAAATCACAG tcagtgcagtaaagtgactcCGATTGATGAGCTGAGCAACATGCAGTCCACAGACCTACAAGgactgtcagtggagctggaaactgttcTGGGAAAAATCAAGAGCCTGATGATCACTCAGGAGGCCAGTGTCCAGTCATTGCAGGCGACTTTCAAGGAACATGAAGCATTCCTGATAGACCAAATGCTAGTCAAAATAAATACTGCTATATATGAATCTGATATTATTTCTGTGAGCATGTCTgatgaaaatgagcaatatattAGAGAAGAAATGTGTTCAAGTGTACTTTCTATCTTGAATGCATTCGATAAAAGCAGTGTGAATGAACTGATCGAAATGAAAGAGGAAGTTACAAGCCTTAAAGAGTCCATAACATATTCCATTAATAAATGCACTGACATTCAGAATGCATTGACACAATATTGTGATATCACGAAGACAATTGGGAGTAATAAGGAGCTGTGTTTTATACTCAGAATAAAAAGTCAGCTCAAAATACGACAGGCATTAAGTGTGCTTGGCAAATTAGACCATGTGCTCACTGTCACAGGGAAGTCTGCGCACAATACTGTTACCATACCAAGTGATTCAACCTTCTGCATTATTGAAGGCTTATGTGTTCTTCCAGATGGAGAGATCCTGGTTGTAGACAGCCAAAATAAGaaagtcaagctgctgaaccagcagtaccaggtggtgagtcacttgGATGTGCCTACTTGTCATTTGGCTATATGCCAAATCACACCCAATAGGGTTGCAGTAGCTATGGATGATAATATCAAaacacatgaggtccagtttatcacagtatTTCAGAGCCAGCTTGTGGCaggcaggaagtttcagttacaacatgactGTTTTGGTATAGCTCATCACCAGGGAGACCTGTACATTGCCGGTGGTACTGCACTGTACAAGTACACACTTGGTGGGAAACTTGTCAGCAGACTGTACCAGGAAAGAACACGTAAACAGTAtg TAATGCAATGTGTGGTGAGTCCGACAGGGGACAAGCTGTACATTTCCAACAGGTACATGCCCAGGATCATCACCTTGACAAGGGATGGAACGGTCCTGGCTATCTTCAAAGACCCAGACTTTGGATACCGATGTAATGTAAATGTGActcctgcaggccaggtgctagTCTGCCTGACCTGCTCTATAATACAGGTGGACAGTGAAGGGAGGAGAAAGCTGGCCACTCTTGCTAAACCGGAGACGAATGAAGGAGTATGGCAATTAAGATCAGTTTGCTACAGCAGCACCGCATCCTCCATTATTGTTGGACCCGGAGACGAAATCTTGGTATTCaaagtggaatag